Sequence from the Neptunomonas japonica JAMM 1380 genome:
ATGGTGGAGTATGTGGGCATCTCTTATGTTCAAGTCATTACGCATGCGTTTTTACCTGCCCTGATCTCTTATATTGCACTTGTTTACATTGTGCATCTTGAAGCACTTAAGCTTGATATGCAGGGCTTACCGCGTCGTGGCGCTATCAAACCTTGGCATCTTCGTATTATCGGACTGCTTACTGGCTTTATCGTGACAGCGGTTATTGCAGCAGTAGTCTATTACGGCATTGGTTGGATTAAACCGACCTTTGGTGCATCTGCTGGCTGGGTTATTGCCGCATTACTCACCGTTGTTTACCTTTACCTCGTACGTTTTGCCTCTTCTGTGCCTGACCTTCAACTGGATGACCCTCAGTCACCGATGATTCAGCTTCCTGAGGTGGGCCCTACGGTAAAATCTGGGCTGCATTTCTTGCTGCCAGTGGTTGTACTCGTGTGGTGCTTGATGATTGAGCGTTTATCGCCAGGACTGTCTGCATTTTGGGCAACGGTATTGATGGTGGTGATCTTAGTGACACAACGCCCACTCATGGCGTTTTTCCGCCAGAAGGACAATGTAGGCACTCAATTACGCAAAGGTGCTAACGAGCTAGTTGACGGTCTTATTGTCGGTGCACGTAACATGATAGGCATCGGTATTGCGACAGCGACTGCCGGTATTATTGTCGGTGCTGTATCGCAAACCGGTGTTGGTTCTGTGCTGGCGGATCTGGTTGAGATTCTCTCGATGGGTAACTTGTTACTCATGCTCATGCTAACAGCCGTACTGAGTCTAATACTGGGTATGGGATTACCAACCACTGCTAACTATATTGTTGTGTCATCATTATTAGCCCCAGTGGTTGTCTCATTAGGACAAGACTCTGGTTTAATCGTCCCATTGATCGCCGTTCACCTGTTTGTGTTTTACTTCGGCATTATGGCTGATGTTACACCTCCTGTTGGCTTAGCATCGTTTGCGGCCGCCGCTGTATCGGGTGGTGATCCTATCCGTACCGGCTTTGTAGCATTTAACTACAGCTTACGTACTGCCGTTCTGCCTTTCTTATTCATTTTCAACACAGATCTATTGTTGATCGATGTCACTTGGCTGCAGGGTATACAAACCTTCATTGTTGCTACCATTGCAATACTGATCTTTACCGCCGCGACGCAAGGTTTCTTTATTGTGCGCAACCGCTGGTATGAATCAGCTCTATTGATCTTGGTTGCTTTCTCGCTGTTTCGTCCGGGTTTTTGGATGGACCAAATGGTGCCGCCTCATCAACAAATTGCGCCGGCTGAGTTGGTGCAAGCCGCCGGTTCAATTGAGTCAGGTACGCCATTACGCCTCTGGGTTGATGGTGAAGATGATGTAGGTAACCAACGATCCTTTATGGCACGCGTATCACTAGGTGAGGGTGATGATGGTGCAGCTCGTTTGGATTCAGCCGGTTTAGCTCTAATAAGTAGTAAAGGTAAAACAGTGATTGATTATGTTGGCTATGACAGCCCAGCAGAAAAAGCAGGGCTGGTTTTTGATCAGGTGATTACTGGAGTAGAAATACCACAGTCACAACCTGCTAAACAGTGGATTTATATACCCGCACTCGTTTTATTTGCACTGATTGTTTTAATGCAGCGTCGCCGTAAAAAACCTACAGCTGAAAACGCCACCCCTGTGCATGCTAACTAAAATTGTAAACACAGAAGTGCCCTCGCTGCAGCAGCGAGGGTCTCTGTCTTGTAAGAGGTATGAGCGATGTTTAAAAAAGTACTCGTCCCCATTGATTTAAATGAACCGGCTTTTGCTGATCAAGCGCTAAAATTGGCGTTACGTGAAGTGCAAGAGGAGGGATCAGAATTACACATGATTACTGTTGTTCCTGGGTTCACTAATGCATTTGTTGCATCTTACTTTAGTGAGAAAGATCACAAGAAAGCAGTAAAAGAAGTAGCGCGTAAGCTACAAGAATATGCACATAAAGTGGTGCCTTCTGAAATACAGCCTACACTACGTGTATATGAAGGTTCGCCGGCAGAAATAATTGTTCATTATATCTCTTCAAAAGAGATTAATTTGGTTATTATGCCCGCTCACCATCGCTCTAAAATTGATGAATTTTTACTGGGTTCAGTATCTGCACGAGTAGCTGAGCGCGCTAAATGTTCTGTATTGTTATTGAAAGATTAATCATGAGCTCTGTGGCAACTACCGTAGGCGTTGCCACAGAGCTAAACCAATCATCCTAACTGGGTTAAAAAATAAATAAACATGTCTGAACTAGCATCCAACAATAATCCTTTGCTGGCTCCACTGATCGACCTCCTGAACTCAAAATTACCTGCTGATAGCATTGATGCTGTTAGTAATTTTGCACAACAATATTATCAAGCGACGACAAAAGAAGAGCTTAGTGAGCGCTCGCTAGATAACTTATACGGTGCAACATTATCTTGTTGGCAGTTCTTACAAAGTTTTAACGCTGAGCAACCGAAAGTACACGTTCACAACCCTGATTTAGAACAACATGGTTGGCGAGCTCAGCACACTGTTATTGAGATTCTACAGTCAGACATGCCGTTCCTTGTCGATTCAGTTCGCATGGAACTTAACCGTCGCGGCCTGGTGATCCACACCATCCATAACGAAATTATTTTCACTCAGCGTGACGGCGATAAGTTAGTAAAATTAAGCAACTCCACAGATAAAACAGCCCATGCTGAAGCATTAATTTATCTTGAAGTAGACCGCACCAGCGATGCCACAGAACTCAAAGCAATCCTCGCTTCGTTGCAACAGGTGCTTGACCAAGTGCATATCGTTGTAGATGACTTCCCTAAAATGCAAACACGTGCTCACGCTTTACTCGATGAGCTATCTTCGCAGAAGGGTGACCAAGAAGAGGATGCTAAAGCGTTTCTAAAATGGATGCTTAATGATCGCTTCACCTTTTTGGGCTATGACGAAATAAGCATTGCAAACGGTACGGTAAGCTGCATTCCAGACAGTGAGCTGGGCATATTGAAAATCAAGCAATCAGGCGAGCCCAATGAGCGAGCTTTTGATGAACTGCGAGCAGCAGAGCAAGCGTTCTTACTAGAACCAAGCATCATCATGTTTGCAAAAGATGCACATTATTCACGTGTGCACCGTCCAGCGTATATGGACCGCGTTATTATTAAACGTTTTGATGAACAAGGTAACGTAATCGGGAAATGCCGTTTCTTTGGCCTTTACACGTCACCTGTTTACTCAGAGTCGATCGCCATTATTCCTGTCATGCATCGCAAAGCTAAAAACGTGCTTAAGCGTTCAGGTTTTGATCGTCGTAGTCATAATGGCAAAGAGTTAATGCAGATCATGAACGATCTTCCGCGTGATGAGTTGATACTCTCAAGTGAAGAAGAGCTTCTTGCGTTATCGATGGGTGTCTTTAGCTTGCATGATCGACGCCGTATTCGCTTACTGTATCGCCAAGATCGTTGTAACCAATTTGCTACATTTTTATACTACGTACCACGTGATATTTTTAATACCGCACTTCGAGTGCAGGTGCAGGAAATCCTTTCTAAAGCCTGCGTATCAAGCGAGGCTGAATTCACCACAACTTTTAGTGAATCCATCCTTGCAAGAGTGCAGTTCGTACTACGCCTAGATCCAGATAAGCCCGTTGAAGTTAACCTAGCTGAGCTT
This genomic interval carries:
- a CDS encoding TRAP transporter permease; this encodes MTNLNSKQTELNEKELQDMVAASDTGARIPHGWQGKLLLGTALFWSLFQLWIASPLPFYDWPIIGSFGIFNDTEVRAIHLGFAMFLAFTAYPALANSPHHRVPINDMLLSVIAAFCASYIFLFYEQLVSRPGLPNTQDLVVSIAGLLLLLEAARRTLGPPLMIVAIVFLTYSLAGPYMPDIIAHKGVTLKELVNHQWLTTEGVFGIALGVSSGFVFLFVLFGALLDKAGAGNYFIQVAFSLLGHMRGGPAKAAVVASGLTGLISGSSIANVVTTGTFTIPMMKRVGFSSEKAGAVEVASSVNGQIMPPVMGAAAFLMVEYVGISYVQVITHAFLPALISYIALVYIVHLEALKLDMQGLPRRGAIKPWHLRIIGLLTGFIVTAVIAAVVYYGIGWIKPTFGASAGWVIAALLTVVYLYLVRFASSVPDLQLDDPQSPMIQLPEVGPTVKSGLHFLLPVVVLVWCLMIERLSPGLSAFWATVLMVVILVTQRPLMAFFRQKDNVGTQLRKGANELVDGLIVGARNMIGIGIATATAGIIVGAVSQTGVGSVLADLVEILSMGNLLLMLMLTAVLSLILGMGLPTTANYIVVSSLLAPVVVSLGQDSGLIVPLIAVHLFVFYFGIMADVTPPVGLASFAAAAVSGGDPIRTGFVAFNYSLRTAVLPFLFIFNTDLLLIDVTWLQGIQTFIVATIAILIFTAATQGFFIVRNRWYESALLILVAFSLFRPGFWMDQMVPPHQQIAPAELVQAAGSIESGTPLRLWVDGEDDVGNQRSFMARVSLGEGDDGAARLDSAGLALISSKGKTVIDYVGYDSPAEKAGLVFDQVITGVEIPQSQPAKQWIYIPALVLFALIVLMQRRRKKPTAENATPVHAN
- a CDS encoding universal stress protein, which encodes MFKKVLVPIDLNEPAFADQALKLALREVQEEGSELHMITVVPGFTNAFVASYFSEKDHKKAVKEVARKLQEYAHKVVPSEIQPTLRVYEGSPAEIIVHYISSKEINLVIMPAHHRSKIDEFLLGSVSARVAERAKCSVLLLKD